Genomic window (bacterium):
AAGGATACCTTAATGAACCATCTTTCTAATTTAGAGATATTTAAAAAAGGAGATAGATTTCTGGCTATTAACCCTACTTCGGGTAAATGGAATATTTGTTCATCTTACGAGTTAAAAGAATCAATTTGTAGGTTAAAAAAATTTTCCATAATTTCTTCTTCCCATCAAAAAGAAAGATTGATATGCGTATTCCATTTGACTAATAAATGTAATCTTGAATGTAAATATTGCTATGCTGATATAGGAACAAAAGGAAAAAATATCCTGTCAAACGATGCAATAATGAAAATCCTTGATATTCTTGCTTCTTCCTTATATGAATCTGTGTTAATCGAGTTCCACGGAGGAGAACCTTTACTTTGTTGGGAAGAGATTAAGGATATTATTTTAAAATATCATAATAAAAGGAATTTTTATTTTGGAATCCAAACAAATGGAACATTGTTGACCCCAAAAATTATTGATTTTATAAAAATGTATTCAATTGGAATAGGAATTTCAATAGATGGTCCACAAGAGATTCACGATAGGAATCGTTGTTATCCTAATGGTAAAGGGAGTTTTTCTGGAGTAATGAGAGGAATTTCTTTACTCAAACAGAATAAAATTCCCTTTACTACCATTTCTGTTGTAGAAAGATCTAATGAATGCTCCGAAATATTTGATTTTTTTGTAAATAATCAAATAGAAAGGATAAAATTAAATCCGTTGTATTTCAAAGGGATGCTGAATGAGAAAAACATCTCATCTTATTGTCTTGGGAAATATCAGGAAGAATTTGCAACAGAACATTTAAAGATAGCAAGAAAAATAATTGAGTATAATAAAACCAGTTCAGTTAAACAAATTTGTGCCAATATAACAATAATGGTAAGAAATTTGATTGGAAATAATGGATATATGTGTTTAAAAAGCCCCTGTGGTGCAGGAAATTCTATAATAATGTTTGACGAAAATGGTAATATCTATCCTTGTGAAGAAATGTATGGTAGAAAAGACTTTATTATTACCAATATAAATAATATAAATAATGGAAAGGACCTGGAGGAAGCCTTAAGATATTCCCCAATAATTCTAAAGATAAAAGAAAGAAAAGTTGAAAATATTCCAAAATGTAGAGATTGTATATGGCAAAGGTTTTGTGGAGGGGGCTGTACCAGTTATTCTTTGAATATATTTAATTCTCTAAAAAGGGAAGATGTAATGTGTCAATATAACCAGATAATGTTTGAAGGACTTATGTGGATATTGGGTGAAAATAAAGATAATGTTATTCTTCTTACTAAACCAGAAGCATTTAAATAGGAGATAAAAATTATGGAAGAGAAAGAAAATAGATCTATTAAAAGATCGCTTTTTAGTCCTTCATTGCTTTGCAATAATGATTGTATAGTATGTGGAATTTATTCTGAGAAACAAGAGAAATTCATTCAACCAGATTTTGAGATGATAGCCTCTGATATTAAAAGACTTAAAAAAATGGGGGTTACACATCTATGGATTAGTGGCGGTGAACCAACAATCAATAAAGATATTTTTAAAATCTTAACCCTGACCAAAAACCTATGTTTTGAAGAAGTGATAATATTTACTAATGGCCGTGCCTTATCTAATAAGAAATTTCTCAATGAAATGATTGAATGTGGAGCACATGGTTTTCATATAGCCCTTCAAAGCCATAATTCAGAAACACATGATTTTCTTACGAGAAGACCTGGTAGCTTTGATGAAACAATTCAAGGAATAAAAAATGTTATTGAGGAGAAAAACAGATTAAAAAGGGTAACTGCAGCCCATGTAATGAATAGTGAAAATATCAATTTTTTACCTGATTTTGCTTATCTTATGGTCAATCTGAAAATTGACTGCCAAATCGCTTATCCATTTTTTACCTCACCATCTCAATACAAATTTCTACCAAGATATTCTGATCTTAAAAATAAACTTCACGAAGCAATAAGAATTCTGCTAAGAGGAGGATTAAAGATCAGCATAGAAACAGTACCTCCATGTTTCTTAATTGGATTTGAAAGATATTATGCTGATTACCATAGGAAACAAAGGATGCTTATGGAAGGCTATCGATCTGTTTCTGGAGAAACTGTTAAAGAGGAATATCTCCAGCTTATCGGCTCAAGTTTTAAAACTTATACACAAAAATGTGAAATTTGTTTTTATAAACCTGCTTGCAGTGGGGTATTTTCTCAATATATAGAGGAATTTGGTGAAGATGAATTTGAACCAGTAATCAGGAAATAAAAAATCATGCAAATACTTATCTTAAAACCATCATTTCAGTGTAATAATAATTGTATAATGTGTATAAATTCTCAAAGAAGACAATCCCCAGAGCTATCCTTAGATAAAATAAAGCAATCTCTTACAAAATTCAAGAATGGGCATAAAGATACACTTTTTCTAATTATCACTGGTGGAGAGCCAACCATTAACAAGCATCTCATTAAATATATAGAATTGGCAAGAAAAAATGGTTTTAAGTATATTGAGGTCCAAACCAATGCCAGGAATTTAGCTGATAAAAAATATACAAAAGAATTAACTAATGCTGGAGCAAATGTATTTTTCATCTCCATTCACGGACATAATTCTTATACACATGAACTTGTAACAAGAAGGAAAGGGAGTTTCATAGAAACTTTAAAAGGGATAGAAAATCTTGTAAATGAAAATCAGTTTGTAAGAACAAATACTGTTTTACTTAAATCTAACATTAAATACTTGCCAAGCATTGGAGAATTAATCAGTTCATTATCAATAAAAGAAGCCCAAATTTCATTTCCTCATGGTATCTCTTCTTTTCTTAACTATTATCCCATTATTGTCCCTTTGTTCAGTGAAGTAAAGCCTCTACTTTATGAAACAATACCAATTCTTCTACAATCTTCTGTAAAGGTAAAAGTAGAAGCAATACCTCCATGTTTTTTGGTAGGCTACGAAAAATGTTATATGGATTATATAGAAGCTAAATACCCTAATTTTATCTATGAGCCATCATATAGCGAGACAAGAGAGGAATTTTATCCTTTTGAATTTAAAAGAGGGAAGGTTTATACTAAAAAATGTACACAATGTGATTATCGAGTTGCCTGTGCGGGGATATATACAGAATACCTGGTAAACTATGAAGATTATGAATTTCTTCCTGTAAAAATAAAAAGTCAGGGACAATAAATTGTTGACAATATTATTAAAAGGGGTTAAAATGGGAGGAGTCTTAACATTATACTTTTCTTCTAAATGCAATAATAACTGTATCTCTTGTGTAAATGAAGATATGCCCTTTGAAATATCTTTATCTAAAATCAAGAAATATATTATGGAAGGAAGGAAGAGAAATCTTTCAACAGCAGTAATTACCGGAGGGGAACCAACTATTAATAAAAAGTTTATAAAAATTATAGAACTTGTTAGAGAAAATGGTTTTATGCATATTGCTATTCAAACTAATGCAAGAAGATTGGCAAAAAGAAGATTCCTCAAAACTTTAATTTCTTTAGGAGTAGATATGTTCTTCCCTACCTTATATGGTCATTATTCCCAACTTCATGATTTTATTACCAGAGAAGAAGGAAGTTTTATAGAAACCGTTAGAGGAATAAAAAACATTGTAGATGAAGGATATTTTATTAAAACAAATACAATTATAACCAAATCAAATATGGAGTATTTGCCTGAAATAGCAAAATTTATTATTTCCCTTTCGGTAAACGAGGCTAAATTTACATTCCCTCATGGAATAGGAAGAGCTGGAAAACACTTTGAGTTTATTATTCCAAGGTTTACTGATATGAGATCATATCTTTTTGAAGCAATGGAAGAGCTAAAAGAATCTTCAGTAAAGCCGTGGATAGAAGCAGTACCTCCTTGTTTCTTGATTGGAATAGAAAAATACTATGCTGATTATATTGCGGAAAAAATGGATGGGTTTATTCCTATAGCAGAGAAAGAATTTTTATTACATAGAGGGGAAGTATT
Coding sequences:
- a CDS encoding radical SAM protein; the protein is MNHLSNLEIFKKGDRFLAINPTSGKWNICSSYELKESICRLKKFSIISSSHQKERLICVFHLTNKCNLECKYCYADIGTKGKNILSNDAIMKILDILASSLYESVLIEFHGGEPLLCWEEIKDIILKYHNKRNFYFGIQTNGTLLTPKIIDFIKMYSIGIGISIDGPQEIHDRNRCYPNGKGSFSGVMRGISLLKQNKIPFTTISVVERSNECSEIFDFFVNNQIERIKLNPLYFKGMLNEKNISSYCLGKYQEEFATEHLKIARKIIEYNKTSSVKQICANITIMVRNLIGNNGYMCLKSPCGAGNSIIMFDENGNIYPCEEMYGRKDFIITNINNINNGKDLEEALRYSPIILKIKERKVENIPKCRDCIWQRFCGGGCTSYSLNIFNSLKREDVMCQYNQIMFEGLMWILGENKDNVILLTKPEAFK
- a CDS encoding radical SAM protein, with product MEEKENRSIKRSLFSPSLLCNNDCIVCGIYSEKQEKFIQPDFEMIASDIKRLKKMGVTHLWISGGEPTINKDIFKILTLTKNLCFEEVIIFTNGRALSNKKFLNEMIECGAHGFHIALQSHNSETHDFLTRRPGSFDETIQGIKNVIEEKNRLKRVTAAHVMNSENINFLPDFAYLMVNLKIDCQIAYPFFTSPSQYKFLPRYSDLKNKLHEAIRILLRGGLKISIETVPPCFLIGFERYYADYHRKQRMLMEGYRSVSGETVKEEYLQLIGSSFKTYTQKCEICFYKPACSGVFSQYIEEFGEDEFEPVIRK
- a CDS encoding radical SAM protein; the encoded protein is MQILILKPSFQCNNNCIMCINSQRRQSPELSLDKIKQSLTKFKNGHKDTLFLIITGGEPTINKHLIKYIELARKNGFKYIEVQTNARNLADKKYTKELTNAGANVFFISIHGHNSYTHELVTRRKGSFIETLKGIENLVNENQFVRTNTVLLKSNIKYLPSIGELISSLSIKEAQISFPHGISSFLNYYPIIVPLFSEVKPLLYETIPILLQSSVKVKVEAIPPCFLVGYEKCYMDYIEAKYPNFIYEPSYSETREEFYPFEFKRGKVYTKKCTQCDYRVACAGIYTEYLVNYEDYEFLPVKIKSQGQ
- a CDS encoding radical SAM protein — encoded protein: MTILLKGVKMGGVLTLYFSSKCNNNCISCVNEDMPFEISLSKIKKYIMEGRKRNLSTAVITGGEPTINKKFIKIIELVRENGFMHIAIQTNARRLAKRRFLKTLISLGVDMFFPTLYGHYSQLHDFITREEGSFIETVRGIKNIVDEGYFIKTNTIITKSNMEYLPEIAKFIISLSVNEAKFTFPHGIGRAGKHFEFIIPRFTDMRSYLFEAMEELKESSVKPWIEAVPPCFLIGIEKYYADYIAEKMDGFIPIAEKEFLLHRGEVFEKAYTHKCFRCDYRQVCSGIYIEYLLNYGDSEIEPVKIRR